The following are encoded in a window of Castanea sativa cultivar Marrone di Chiusa Pesio chromosome 9, ASM4071231v1 genomic DNA:
- the LOC142609587 gene encoding laccase-17-like encodes MGSRFLPSPAFLRAIFLALIALWISPELVLAKHAGRTRHYKFDIKLQNVTRLCQTKSIVTVNGQLPGPRIIAREGDRLVIKVVNHVQHNITIHWHGVRQLRSGWADGPAYITQCPIQTGQVYVYNFTLTGQRGTLFWHAHISWLRATLYGPLVILPKRHASYPFPQPEKEVPIIFGEWWKVDTEKMINQAMNTGSAPNLSDAFTINGLPGPLYNCSAKDTFKLKVKPGKTYLLRLINAALNDELFFSIANHTLTVVEADAVYVKPFKTHTVLITPGQTTNVLLRTKSKSPNATFIMAARPYATGPATFDNTTATGLLEYENPSVSKAKNKNKKLQLLKPVLPQFNDTSFATKFSNKIRSLNSAKFPAKVPKTVDRRFFFTVGLGIIQCSQNQTCPNNTMVAASINNVSFVQPSTALLQAHFFNKSKGVYTTDFPANPLVKFNYTGNPPSNIMMSTGTKVVVLPFNASVELVLQDTSIIGAESHPLHLHGFNFFVLAQGFGNFDPKKDPAKFNVVDPAERNTIGVPSGGWVAIRFLADNPGVWFMHCHLEVHTSWGLKMAWVVQDGKGSKQKLPPPPSDLPKC; translated from the exons ATGGGTTCTAGGTTTCTTCCATCACCAGCCTTTTTGAGAGCCATCTTTCTTGCTTTGATTGCTCTGTGGATTTCGCCTGAGCTGGTACTTGCAAAGCACGCAGGCAGAACCAGACACTACAAGTTTGAT ATCAAGTTACAAAATGTGACTAGACTATGCCAAACAAAGAGCATTGTGACAGTTAACGGGCAGCTCCCCGGACCTCGGATCATCGCACGGGAAGGTGACCGGCTGGTGATTAAAGTGGTTAACCATGTCCAACACAATATCACCATCCATTG GCATGGAGTGAGGCAACTAAGAAGTGGATGGGCAGATGGACCTGCTTACATTACACAGTGCCCTATTCAGACAGGCCAGGTCTATGTGTACAATTTCACCCTTACAGGCCAAAGAGGGACTTTGTTCTGGCATGCTCACATCTCATGGCTTAGGGCAACTCTCTATGGACCTCTTGTCATACTCCCAAAACGACATGCGTCCTACCCATTTCCTCAACCCGAAAAAGAAGTTCCCATCATTTTTG GAGAATGGTGGAAAGTAGACACAGAGAAAATGATCAACCAAGCCATGAACACAGGATCAGCACCAAATCTCTCAGATGCCTTCACTATTAATGGTCTTCCAGGACCCTTGTACAACTGTTCTGCCAAAG ATACATTCAAGCTCAAGGTGAAGCCTGGGAAAACCTATCTCCTCCGTTTGATCAATGCTGCACTCAACGATGAACTCTTCTTCAGCATTGCAAACCACACCCTCACTGTGGTTGAAGCCGATGCAGTATATGTAAAGCCCTTCAAAACCCACACTGTCCTCATCACCCCAGGACAGACCACCAACGTTCTTCTTAGAACCAAATCCAAATCCCCAAATGCCACTTTCATAATGGCCGCTAGGCCTTACGCTACAGGCCCTGCTACCTTTGACAACACCACAGCCACAGGATTGCTCGAATACGAAAACCCTTCAGTCTCAAAAGccaaaaacaagaacaagaagctacAGCTTCTCAAACCAGTGCTTCCACAATTCAATGACACATCCTTTGCTACGAAATTTAGCAACAAAATCCGTAGCTTGAACTCAGCAAAATTCCCAGCAAAGGTTCCAAAAACCGTTGATAGACGCTTCTTCTTCACTGTAGGTCTAGGTATAATTCAATGCTCGCAAAACCAAACGTGCCCAAATAACACCATGGTTGCTGCTTCAATCAACAACGTGTCATTTGTGCAACCAAGTACAGCATTACTTCAAGCCCACTTCTTTAACAAATCTAAAGGTGTTTACACCACAGATTTTCCTGCCAACCCATTGGTCAAATTTAATTATACAGGCAATCCACCTAGCAACATTATGATGAGCACTGGCACTAAAGTTGTGGTGCTACCATTTAATGCTAGTGTAGAGTTGGTATTACAGGACACTAGCATTATTGGTGCAGAGAGCCACCCTCTTCACCTCCATGGCTTCAATTTCTTTGTGCTTGCTCAGGGTTTTGGAAACTTTGACCCCAAGAAAGACCCTGCTAAGTTCAACGTCGTTGACCCAGCTGAGAGGAACACCATAGGCGTACCATCTGGTGGTTGGGTTGCAATTCGCTTTCTTGCAGACAATCCAG